The Mycolicibacterium aichiense region CCCGTCGAGGCACGGCCCGTCGTGCGTGAGCTCTATGAAGCCAGCTGGCGCGTCTCACAGATGGTGCCCGGCCTGAGCGCCGTGGTGCCGATCGCCAACCTGCTGCCCGCGCTCTACCAAGCCGCCCTCGGCCACCGGGACGCAGCACAGAGCGCGATCAACGATGTGCTGCTGGCGACTACGGCGCTGTCGATCCTGTACTACGGCTACGACCAGTTGGCCGACGTGCTCAACGTCGAAGCTGCGGCGCAGGAGCTCAAGGTGCAGATCTACGCCGCGGTGTGGGACGAGGCCGACCCCAACGGTTACCTCCACGTGCCCGGTCACTCCGGATTACAGACCGTCTGACTGAGCCGGGTTGTGCGGGATCCGCAAATCGCTAGCGCGGCTTGACAACTAGCGACGACACCCGCTCTCACTTCGGTTTGCTCCATGCCGTGCCCGACACCGGGCACGGCATGGAGTCGTTTCAGCAACCATCGGACTGGTAACGCGAGCGTTTCGTCCCCTGCTCGTCGCGTTTTTCTCCAGATGCGGTCGCGCCGTTCTGCCCCCAAGATCTAAGAGTTACGGCAGAGTCACCTATCACTCGACTCTGTCCGGTTGCTGTGATCAAGGGAGCGATATGAAGCTACGGAACGTCATCGCCATCGGAAGTGTGGCGGCAGTGGCTGTATTCGGCGTCGCGGCCTGTGGCGGCAAGGGCGGCGGCGGCAGTCAAGGCGGAGACATCAACGTCTCGATGACCTCGTTCCCGGATTATGTGGACCCACAGCTCTCGTACACGCTGGAGGGGTGGGAAGTGTTGTGGAACGTCTACACCCCACTCTTGACGTACAAGCACCAAAAGGGCGATGCGGGAACAGATATCGTCCCCGGCCTGGCCAAGGACATGCCGCAGATCTCGCCGGACGGCAAGACCTACAAGCTGACGCTTCGGCCGAACATGAAGTACTCCGACGGCACCCCCATCAAGGCTTCTGACTTCACCTACGCCGTCAAGCGTCTGTTCAAGGCGAACTCCGGCGGCTCGGTATTCTACGAAGGCATCGTCGGCGCAAAGGATTTCGCCGACGGTAAAGCCGATACGATCAGTGGTATCACCGCCGATGACAACAGCGGCGACATCACCATCCAACTGGACAAGCCCAACGGAACGTTCAACAGCGTCCTGGCCTTGATGTTCGCCGCACCGGTACCGCCGACGACCACGCTCGACAAGGACGTCACCAACAACCCGCCGCCTGCCAGCGGCCCGTTCGTCATCACCAAGGTCGACGCGCCGAATACTCTTACGATGGAACGCAATCCGCAGTTCAAGACCGTGAAGGACGCCGGCGCCAGCGAGGTCGCCGATGCGCAGGTCGACAAGATCACCGTCACCCAGAACAAGAACAACTCCTCACAGGTCACCGGCGTCGAACAGAATCAAATCGACTTCATGACCGACCCGCCCGACGCCGACCGGCTACCCGAGGTCAAAGCCAAGTACAGCAGCCGATTCCGGCTCGAGAACTCGATCAATACGTACTACTTCTGGATGAACACCCAGAAGGCACCGTTCAACGACCTCAAGGTCCGCCAGGCCATCAACTACGCCATCGACCCTGAGGCCCTCAACCGGGTGTTCGGCGGCCGGCTCCACCCGACCCAGCAGATCCTCCCGCCCGGCATGCCCGGATACGAGGAGTACAAGCTGTATCCCGGCCCCGATCTCGATAAGGCCAAACAGCTTCTGGCCGAGGCGAATCCGACCGACAAGGACATCACCGTCTGGACCGATGACGAACCGGACCGCAAGCGGATCGGCGAGTACTATCACGATCTGCTGACCCAGTTGGGATTCAACGCCCAACTCAAGGTGATCGCCGGCGACGTGTACTTCACGACGATCGGCAACACCTCGACACCCGATCTCGACACCGGGTTCGCCGACTGGTTCCAGGACTTCCCTCATCCCGACGACTTCTTCCGTCCACTGCTCAACGGTGCCAACATCCTGCCGACGAACAGCAACAACTTCTCCCAGGCCAACTTGCCGCAGCTCGACGCCAAGCAGAACGAGTTGCTGACTCAGCAGCTCTCCGGCGACGTGAAGAAGCAGTACGCCGCATTGGACAAGGCGTACATGGAGCAGGCGGTGTGGGCCCCGTACGGAAACGAGGAATACACCACGTTCGTTTCCGAGCGCATGGACTTCGACAAGTCCTATCACCATCTGCTGTTCAATCAGGACTACACGTCGTTCGCGCTCAAGTAATGGCGACTCCGACCGCTGTCCGAGGGCGCAGCCCTTGGCACCTGGCCTGGATTCGGCTGCGGCGCAATAGGGTCTCGCTTGCCTTCGGCGTGCTGTTCTTGCTCATCGTGGTGTTCTGTCTTGCAGCACCACTGTGGGCCGACCATGTCGCCCACACCGGGCCGAACCAGAACCACATAACCGACAAGATCATGATCGACGGGCAACAGACCAACATCGTCGCGACTGACGGGACCCCGTTGGGACCCGGACTTCGCGGTCATTACCTGCTCGGCGCCGACCAGAATGGCCGGGACGTCATGGTCCGCCTGATGTACGGCGGCCGGACGTCGATCTACGTGGGCGTCGCCGCCGCGGTGATCACCACGCTGCTGGCCGTCGTCGTCGGCATGTTGGCCGGTTATTACCGAGGCTGGATCGACTCGATCCTGTCGCGAATTCTCGACGTCGTATGGGCCTTCCCGGTCCTGCTGCTCGGCATCGCCCTGGGCACAACGCTGGCTCTTGGCGGCCTCAGTGTCGGGGGGCTGCAAATCGCCGGAGACTCGTTGTGGATTCCCATCCTGATCATCGGGTGCGTCTACGTGCCGTACATGGCCAGGCCGATTCGCGGCGAGATCCTGGCCCTGCGTGAAAAGGAGTTCGTGGAAGCCGCTGTCGCCCAGGGCAAAGGACCAGTCCGCATCATGGTCTCCGAGCTCCTGCCCAATATCGTGTCGACGATCATCGTGTTCTTCACCCTCAACATCGCCAACAACATGCTGCTGGAGTCAGCCCTGTCATTTCTCGGCGCCGGTGTGCGGCCGCCGAACGCCTCGTGGGGCACGATGATCGCTGACGGTTACCAAACCATCTACACCGCGCCGCATCTGACGATCGTTCCCGGGCTGATGATCGTGTTGACCGTGCTGTCTCTCAACGTGTTCGGCGATGGATTGCGCGACGCGCTGGACCCGCGCGCCAAGATCCGCTTGGAGCACTAGCCCATGGCCCGGTTCATCGCGCGTCGGCTGATCGGCATGATCGCCGTACTGTTCGCCATCTCGGTGATCGTGTTCTTGATCTTCAACGTCATCCCCAACTCCGACCCGGCCGCCCGGATTGCCGGCAAGAACGCCAACCCCGCCCTCATCGCCCGGGTGAGCGCCGATCTGGGCCTCGATCAGCCCTTGCCGGTGCAATACCTGACGATGATGAAACAGATCTTCACCGGCGAACTCACCTCCTATGCCAGCAATCAAAATGTGGCGCAGCAGATTTGGGACGGGCTGCCGGTGACGTTGTCGCTCACCATCGGCGCCGCCGTGTTGTGGATGGCACTTGCGGTGTGGTTCGGTTACCTCAGCGCGGTCCGTGCCGGTGGGTTCACCGACCGGGCGTTGACGATTCTGTCGCTGGTCGGCATCTCGATGCCGGTGTTCTGGTTGGCAGCAATACTGTTGTACTACTTCAGCTTCAAGGTCCAGCTGTTCCCGACCGGTAGCTACGTTCCCCTGACGGAAGACCCGCTGAATTGGCTGTACCACCTGATCTTGCCGTGGATCACCCTGGCGGTCCTCTACGTTGGCTTCTACAGTCGCGTCCTGCGCTCCAACATGCTCGACGTGATGAACGAGGACTACGTGCGCACCGCCCGCGCGAAAGGAATCAGTGAACGGCAGGTGCGCATGCGGCATGTGCTGCGTAACTCGATGATCCCGATCGTCACACTGTTCGGCCTCGACTTCGGCGCGGTCGTCGGCGGCGGGGCCATCCTGACCGAAACTGTCTTCAACCTCAACGGCGTCGGCCTCTACGCCGGCCAGGCGATCGGCAAGCTGGACCTGCCACCGCTGATGGCCATCACGATGTTCGGTGCTTTCTTCATCGTGCTCTTCAACACGATCGTGGACATTCTCTATGCGGTTCTCGATCCACGAATCCGCCTGGGAGAGGCGGCCCCCGCATGAACCCCATCCTGACCGTCACCGACCTGAGGGTCAGCTTCGCCACCGAGGACGGCGTGGTGCACGCGGTCGACGGGGTGTCGTTCGAGGTCCACCCCGGCGAGGTCGTCGCCGTCGTCGGCGAGTCGGGCAGCGGAAAGAGTGTGACCGCGCAGACCTTGATCGGGCTCACCCGGGCACCCAACGCGAAAATAGGCGGGTCGGTGATGTTCGACGGCCGAGAGCTCACCGAGTTGTCCGACCGCGAATTGCGCACCGTCCGTGGCGAACACATCGCGATGATCTTCCAGGATCCGATGACGTCCCTCAATCCGGTGTACCGGGTAGGGGACCAGATCGCCGAGATGATCCGCGCTCACCGCGACATCTCCAGATCCGAAGCTCTTTCTCGAGCAGTCGACCTGCTGCGCTCGGTGGGTATCCCGAACCCGGAACGCAGGGTGCGGGACTACCCCCACGAGTTCTCCGGCGGCATGCGCCAGCGGGTGATGATCGCCATGGCGCTGGCGTTGGAACCCGAAGT contains the following coding sequences:
- a CDS encoding ABC transporter substrate-binding protein, which produces MKLRNVIAIGSVAAVAVFGVAACGGKGGGGSQGGDINVSMTSFPDYVDPQLSYTLEGWEVLWNVYTPLLTYKHQKGDAGTDIVPGLAKDMPQISPDGKTYKLTLRPNMKYSDGTPIKASDFTYAVKRLFKANSGGSVFYEGIVGAKDFADGKADTISGITADDNSGDITIQLDKPNGTFNSVLALMFAAPVPPTTTLDKDVTNNPPPASGPFVITKVDAPNTLTMERNPQFKTVKDAGASEVADAQVDKITVTQNKNNSSQVTGVEQNQIDFMTDPPDADRLPEVKAKYSSRFRLENSINTYYFWMNTQKAPFNDLKVRQAINYAIDPEALNRVFGGRLHPTQQILPPGMPGYEEYKLYPGPDLDKAKQLLAEANPTDKDITVWTDDEPDRKRIGEYYHDLLTQLGFNAQLKVIAGDVYFTTIGNTSTPDLDTGFADWFQDFPHPDDFFRPLLNGANILPTNSNNFSQANLPQLDAKQNELLTQQLSGDVKKQYAALDKAYMEQAVWAPYGNEEYTTFVSERMDFDKSYHHLLFNQDYTSFALK
- a CDS encoding ABC transporter ATP-binding protein, whose product is MNPILTVTDLRVSFATEDGVVHAVDGVSFEVHPGEVVAVVGESGSGKSVTAQTLIGLTRAPNAKIGGSVMFDGRELTELSDRELRTVRGEHIAMIFQDPMTSLNPVYRVGDQIAEMIRAHRDISRSEALSRAVDLLRSVGIPNPERRVRDYPHEFSGGMRQRVMIAMALALEPEVLVADEPTTALDVTIQAQILRLLESLNRDRNLSVVLITHDLGVVAELADRVVVMYAGQIVEDAPLEELFYNPQHPYTWGLLGSIARLDEDRPHRLTQIVGSPPSLLNPPTGCRFAPRCKFAFDKCTQPPTLEARVTESVHLDRCWLTPAEKAANR
- a CDS encoding ABC transporter permease, producing the protein MARFIARRLIGMIAVLFAISVIVFLIFNVIPNSDPAARIAGKNANPALIARVSADLGLDQPLPVQYLTMMKQIFTGELTSYASNQNVAQQIWDGLPVTLSLTIGAAVLWMALAVWFGYLSAVRAGGFTDRALTILSLVGISMPVFWLAAILLYYFSFKVQLFPTGSYVPLTEDPLNWLYHLILPWITLAVLYVGFYSRVLRSNMLDVMNEDYVRTARAKGISERQVRMRHVLRNSMIPIVTLFGLDFGAVVGGGAILTETVFNLNGVGLYAGQAIGKLDLPPLMAITMFGAFFIVLFNTIVDILYAVLDPRIRLGEAAPA
- a CDS encoding ABC transporter permease; amino-acid sequence: MATPTAVRGRSPWHLAWIRLRRNRVSLAFGVLFLLIVVFCLAAPLWADHVAHTGPNQNHITDKIMIDGQQTNIVATDGTPLGPGLRGHYLLGADQNGRDVMVRLMYGGRTSIYVGVAAAVITTLLAVVVGMLAGYYRGWIDSILSRILDVVWAFPVLLLGIALGTTLALGGLSVGGLQIAGDSLWIPILIIGCVYVPYMARPIRGEILALREKEFVEAAVAQGKGPVRIMVSELLPNIVSTIIVFFTLNIANNMLLESALSFLGAGVRPPNASWGTMIADGYQTIYTAPHLTIVPGLMIVLTVLSLNVFGDGLRDALDPRAKIRLEH